Proteins from a single region of Carassius gibelio isolate Cgi1373 ecotype wild population from Czech Republic chromosome B15, carGib1.2-hapl.c, whole genome shotgun sequence:
- the LOC127972224 gene encoding immunoglobulin superfamily member 11-like isoform X1, which yields MLKFHNSDLWIAWLFFFCVNVCVRALEVTVSQSSVQVARGQAAVLPCTFTTSAALNNLYIIWMVTPLANANQPEQVIIYQSGQVFSLANHMNGRVGFVSTMPSTSASIFINNTQLSDTGTYQCLVNNLPDRGGRNIGVIGLTVLVPPSIPSCRIQGSLDVGSDVMLLCGSDEGIPTPTYAWEKLESVPKLPHNAMQDQMQGSVTLRNISSSTSGLYQCTSSNAIGKSTCVLNLQVVAPQPQSVGLIAGTIATGILALLICSSLVLVTLFYWRNKNKYEEEEIPNEIREDDLPPKRSSSVKAFQADASSSENDTLTSTNTYNSRYWHSPKPSYDTGSYTRYNGDTRQTFSGASAPYANGSHTLPPPKTLVVTTNSAPSPPVMARSNGSLSLRPPASATPAVTIGQQHTHTHTHSYAVSQATLERMGAVPVMVPAQSRAGSLV from the exons tgtgtgtgcgtgcgctgGAAGTGACGGTGAGTCAGAGCAGCGTTCAGGTGGCCAGAGGTCAGGCGGCTGTCCTGCCCTGTACATTCACCACCAGCGCCGCCCTCAATAATCTCTACATCATATGGATGGTCACACCGCTGGCAAACGCCAACCAGCCCGAGCAG GTGATCATCTATCAGAGCGGCCAGGTCTTCAGtttagccaatcacatgaacggcCGCGTGGGCTTCGTCTCCACCATGCCCAGCACAAGTGCCTCGATCTTCATCAATAACACACAGCTGTCGGACACAGGGACGTACCAGTGTCTGGTCAACAACCTTCCTGACCGCGGGGGGCGCAACATCGGCGTCATCGGCCTCACTGTGTTGG TTCCTCCGTCCATCCCGTCCTGTCGGATTCAGGGGTCGCTGGATGTGGGCAGTGATGTGATGCTGTTGTGTGGTTCGGACGAGGGCATCCCGACGCCCACCTACGCCTGGGAGAAGCTGGAGTCGGTACCCAAACTGCCCCACAATGCCATGCAAG ATCAGATGCAGGGTTCGGTCACGCTGAGGAACATCAGCTCCAGCACATCTGGACTGTATCAGTGCACATCATCGAACGCCATCGGGAAGAGCACCTGCGTCCTCAACCTGCAGGTCGTGGCAC CACAGCCTCAGAGCGTCGGTCTGATCGCAGGAACCATCGCCACAGGCATCCTGGCGCTCCTCATCTGCTCTTCACTGGTGCTCGTCACGCTCTTCTACTGGAGAAACAAGAACAAGTACGAGGAGGAGGAGATTCCCAACGAGATCAG AGAGGACGATCTCCCTCCGAAGAGATCCTCATCGGTCAAAGCGTTCCAAGCGGACGCCTCGTCTTCAGAGAACGACACGCTGACGTCCACCAACACCTACAACAGCCGCTACTGGCACAGCCCCAAACCCAGCTACGACACCGGCTCCTACACGCGCTACAACGGCGACACGCGGCAGACCTTCAGCGGCGCGAGCGCTCCGTACGCTAACGGCAGCCACACCCTGCCGCCGCCCAAGACTCTGGTGGTCACCACAAACTCCGCCCCCTCTCCGCCCGTCATGGCCCGCAGTAACGGCTCTCTGAGCCTCCGCCCGCCAGCCTCCGCGACGCCAGCCGTCACGATCGgacagcagcacacacacacacacacacactcgtacgcCGTGAGCCAAGCCACGCTGGAGCGCATGGGTGCCGTCCCCGTCATGGTGCCGGCGCAGAGCAGAGCCGGGTCACTCGTCTGA
- the LOC127972224 gene encoding immunoglobulin superfamily member 11-like isoform X2, whose amino-acid sequence MLKFHNSDLWIAWLFFFCVNVCVRALEVTVSQSSVQVARGQAAVLPCTFTTSAALNNLYIIWMVTPLANANQPEQVIIYQSGQVFSLANHMNGRVGFVSTMPSTSASIFINNTQLSDTGTYQCLVNNLPDRGGRNIGVIGLTVLVPPSIPSCRIQGSLDVGSDVMLLCGSDEGIPTPTYAWEKLESVPKLPHNAMQDQMQGSVTLRNISSSTSGLYQCTSSNAIGKSTCVLNLQVVAPSERRSDRRNHRHRHPGAPHLLFTGARHALLLEKQEQVRGGGDSQRDQRGRSPSEEILIGQSVPSGRLVFRERHADVHQHLQQPLLAQPQTQLRHRLLHALQRRHAADLQRRERSVR is encoded by the exons tgtgtgtgcgtgcgctgGAAGTGACGGTGAGTCAGAGCAGCGTTCAGGTGGCCAGAGGTCAGGCGGCTGTCCTGCCCTGTACATTCACCACCAGCGCCGCCCTCAATAATCTCTACATCATATGGATGGTCACACCGCTGGCAAACGCCAACCAGCCCGAGCAG GTGATCATCTATCAGAGCGGCCAGGTCTTCAGtttagccaatcacatgaacggcCGCGTGGGCTTCGTCTCCACCATGCCCAGCACAAGTGCCTCGATCTTCATCAATAACACACAGCTGTCGGACACAGGGACGTACCAGTGTCTGGTCAACAACCTTCCTGACCGCGGGGGGCGCAACATCGGCGTCATCGGCCTCACTGTGTTGG TTCCTCCGTCCATCCCGTCCTGTCGGATTCAGGGGTCGCTGGATGTGGGCAGTGATGTGATGCTGTTGTGTGGTTCGGACGAGGGCATCCCGACGCCCACCTACGCCTGGGAGAAGCTGGAGTCGGTACCCAAACTGCCCCACAATGCCATGCAAG ATCAGATGCAGGGTTCGGTCACGCTGAGGAACATCAGCTCCAGCACATCTGGACTGTATCAGTGCACATCATCGAACGCCATCGGGAAGAGCACCTGCGTCCTCAACCTGCAGGTCGTGGCAC CCTCAGAGCGTCGGTCTGATCGCAGGAACCATCGCCACAGGCATCCTGGCGCTCCTCATCTGCTCTTCACTGGTGCTCGTCACGCTCTTCTACTGGAGAAACAAGAACAAGTACGAGGAGGAGGAGATTCCCAACGAGATCAG AGAGGACGATCTCCCTCCGAAGAGATCCTCATCGGTCAAAGCGTTCCAAGCGGACGCCTCGTCTTCAGAGAACGACACGCTGACGTCCACCAACACCTACAACAGCCGCTACTGGCACAGCCCCAAACCCAGCTACGACACCGGCTCCTACACGCGCTACAACGGCGACACGCGGCAGACCTTCAGCGGCGCGAGCGCTCCGTACGCTAA